Proteins co-encoded in one Burkholderia ambifaria AMMD genomic window:
- a CDS encoding helix-turn-helix transcriptional regulator, with protein sequence MTCFVDQLKSIFDHYPGLWGCKDDTSRFIHVNDAFAKVVGIDDARELGGKSASDLPCRSSSCAAQFHAQDREVCETGRAIKVLDIHPYAEDVWMAFVFTKIPLVDRNEQIVGTIFHAEALSQIDMITLGRVIGDSYAGKKIGSLVQQGSYRIGSPKDALDLTERERQVLFFLARNKMAKDIANILELSVRTIEQYIDNLRCKFSASSKNELIELAASAGYCNRIPQSLLRNQLSIVIERGEPRTRAEACGPADDPRSSQCTRASYELSFE encoded by the coding sequence ATGACCTGCTTCGTTGACCAACTGAAGTCGATTTTCGATCATTATCCGGGCCTCTGGGGTTGCAAGGACGACACGTCTCGATTCATTCACGTCAACGACGCGTTCGCGAAAGTAGTTGGCATAGACGATGCCCGTGAGCTTGGGGGAAAGTCCGCATCCGACCTGCCGTGCAGGTCGTCGAGTTGCGCGGCCCAATTCCATGCCCAGGATCGTGAGGTGTGCGAAACCGGCCGCGCGATCAAGGTGCTCGACATTCATCCGTACGCGGAGGACGTCTGGATGGCATTCGTCTTCACGAAGATTCCACTGGTCGATCGAAATGAACAAATTGTCGGCACGATCTTTCATGCGGAAGCGTTGTCGCAGATCGACATGATCACGCTCGGTCGCGTGATCGGCGATTCGTATGCAGGCAAGAAAATCGGCAGTCTCGTCCAGCAGGGCTCGTATCGGATCGGCTCGCCAAAGGATGCGCTCGATCTCACCGAGCGCGAGCGGCAGGTGTTGTTCTTCCTTGCGCGCAACAAGATGGCGAAGGATATCGCGAACATTCTCGAACTATCGGTGCGCACGATCGAGCAATACATCGACAATCTGCGCTGCAAGTTCTCTGCGTCAAGCAAGAACGAATTGATCGAACTTGCCGCGAGCGCGGGGTATTGCAATCGGATTCCGCAGTCGTTGCTGCGCAACCAGTTGTCGATCGTGATCGAGCGCGGCGAGCCGCGAACGCGTGCCGAGGCGTGCGGGCCCGCGGATGACCCGCGATCGTCGCAATGCACGAGAGCGAGCTATGAACTTTCGTTCGAATGA
- a CDS encoding DUF6687 family protein, translating to MTILRPLYDGDRSVQLDDDVAARLAGFELRLLAGRVIAIRDNRFIDLQNLIAGNGAHTRDGNPCDLRRRNLGTLHYDFGGHGELALRDASTNTARLDALASAAGSASLLRTTTPPSRMDAVCLSSDSRLAFLPFEHARDLPNIAADAAHNAATRLTLSHWPANRTPTYYKANLSTESVLRFAREKIDDPDVRYVTTDHFDLDGLASVYGLIAPDHALRHRALLVDVARFGDFARGRSDEARRLALALNAIVARTAHEFGAPYDDSTRIAQLFRTLLPALRDLLDAPFLPDALWRDADRHHVATDTLLDHPDATLEQHPSLDLAVFRLPDAHAPRGCASQRYFGLSPIAFHNRTPLSTLAIVAHGDVVVHQRYEGWVERVSAQPRPRRDLSILTRALQAAEPHACRWQYDGVQHIMPRLGHDDVQASGIPAEAIVIELKQLLSVAPAAWEPMPHSNESS from the coding sequence ATGACGATTCTGCGTCCGCTCTACGACGGCGATCGCTCCGTGCAGCTCGACGACGACGTTGCGGCTCGGCTCGCCGGCTTCGAATTGCGACTGCTCGCGGGCCGCGTCATCGCGATTCGCGACAATCGGTTCATCGACCTGCAAAACCTGATCGCAGGCAACGGCGCGCACACGCGCGACGGTAATCCATGCGACCTGCGCCGCCGCAATCTCGGCACGCTCCATTACGACTTCGGCGGCCATGGCGAACTCGCGCTGCGCGACGCCTCGACCAACACAGCCCGCCTTGACGCACTCGCGTCCGCGGCCGGATCCGCGAGCCTGTTACGAACCACCACGCCGCCGTCGCGAATGGACGCGGTCTGCCTTTCATCCGATAGCCGGCTCGCGTTCCTGCCGTTCGAGCACGCGCGCGACTTGCCGAACATCGCGGCGGACGCCGCGCACAATGCGGCAACGCGACTTACGCTGTCGCACTGGCCGGCGAACCGCACGCCCACCTACTACAAGGCGAACCTGTCGACCGAAAGCGTGCTGCGCTTCGCGCGAGAAAAGATCGACGATCCGGACGTGCGCTACGTGACCACCGATCACTTCGATCTCGACGGCCTCGCGTCGGTATACGGCCTGATCGCGCCCGATCATGCGCTGCGACACCGGGCACTGCTCGTCGATGTGGCCCGGTTCGGCGACTTCGCGCGCGGCCGCTCGGATGAGGCGAGGCGGCTCGCGCTCGCGCTGAACGCCATCGTCGCACGCACGGCGCACGAATTCGGCGCACCATACGACGACAGCACACGCATTGCGCAGCTCTTCCGCACGCTGCTGCCCGCGTTGCGCGATTTGCTCGACGCGCCTTTTCTGCCTGACGCGCTGTGGCGTGACGCCGATCGGCACCACGTGGCGACCGACACACTGCTCGATCATCCCGATGCGACGCTTGAGCAGCATCCATCGCTCGATCTCGCGGTGTTTCGGCTGCCCGACGCCCACGCGCCGCGCGGATGCGCGTCACAGCGCTATTTCGGTCTGTCGCCAATCGCCTTTCACAATCGCACGCCGCTGTCGACGCTCGCGATCGTCGCGCACGGCGACGTCGTCGTGCACCAGCGCTACGAAGGCTGGGTAGAACGCGTGTCGGCACAGCCGCGACCTCGGCGCGATCTATCGATCCTCACACGCGCGCTGCAGGCAGCCGAGCCGCATGCTTGTCGCTGGCAATACGACGGCGTGCAGCACATCATGCCGAGGCTCGGCCACGACGACGTACAAGCGAGCGGCATACCCGCGGAGGCGATCGTGATCGAACTGAAGCAGTTGCTCTCGGTCGCCCCTGCCGCATGGGAGCCGATGCCTCATTCGAACGAAAGTTCATAG
- a CDS encoding MFS transporter — protein MNSITAPSWGELLSGRNGLRSIALAGGVALHAINIYIATTILPSVVRDIGGLEYYAWNTTLFMAASIIGAPLSATVLSRFGPRTAYLVALIVFCAGTLACASAKDMPWMLAGRAAQGLGGGILFALSYALIRVVFDERLWSRAMAMVSGMWGVATLCGPAIGGIFAQSGTWRLAFIALLPVAAVLALIVIVQLPAHEVSGVPAARPAIGKILLLAASVLVVSVASLSREIIGNVVGVGAGLAIALLIARLERGATTRLLPTGAYDIRAPLGAIYACMSLLVVGMTTEIFVPYFLQTIHGYPPLAAGYLTALMAAGWTVGSLVSSGRSPAAVQALVRSGPLVVVIALVTLAIVMPPQRLLAGGPGLAALCAALAAVGVGIGIGWPHLLTQVLTNAPAGQEDLASISITTVQLYATAIGSALAGLVANLAGFSEPGGLVGAQHAAVWLFAVFATAPVLAALVARRVRTR, from the coding sequence ATGAATTCCATTACCGCCCCCTCGTGGGGAGAGCTCCTGTCCGGGCGCAACGGCTTGCGCTCGATCGCGCTCGCAGGCGGAGTCGCGCTGCATGCGATCAACATCTACATCGCGACGACGATCCTGCCCTCGGTCGTGCGCGACATTGGTGGTCTCGAGTATTACGCATGGAACACCACGCTCTTCATGGCTGCCTCGATCATCGGTGCGCCGTTGTCCGCAACCGTGCTAAGCCGATTCGGACCGCGCACGGCCTATCTCGTCGCGCTTATCGTGTTCTGTGCGGGTACGCTCGCGTGCGCCAGCGCAAAGGACATGCCATGGATGCTGGCAGGCCGCGCCGCGCAGGGCCTCGGCGGCGGCATTCTGTTCGCGCTCAGCTACGCACTGATTCGCGTCGTGTTCGACGAGCGGCTTTGGTCGCGCGCGATGGCGATGGTGTCCGGCATGTGGGGCGTGGCAACGCTGTGCGGGCCCGCAATCGGCGGCATCTTTGCGCAATCGGGCACGTGGCGGCTCGCGTTTATCGCGCTCTTGCCGGTCGCCGCCGTGCTCGCGCTGATCGTGATCGTCCAGTTGCCCGCACACGAGGTATCGGGCGTGCCGGCCGCGCGACCTGCGATCGGCAAGATTCTGCTGCTCGCGGCGTCAGTGCTCGTCGTGTCGGTCGCGAGCCTGTCCAGGGAGATTATCGGGAACGTCGTGGGTGTCGGCGCCGGCCTCGCGATCGCGCTGCTGATCGCACGACTCGAGCGCGGCGCGACGACCCGGCTGTTGCCCACGGGCGCGTATGACATACGCGCACCACTCGGCGCGATATACGCGTGCATGAGCCTGCTCGTCGTCGGGATGACGACCGAAATCTTCGTGCCGTATTTCCTGCAAACCATCCATGGCTATCCGCCGCTCGCCGCCGGTTATCTAACCGCACTGATGGCCGCCGGCTGGACCGTCGGCTCGCTCGTCAGTTCGGGGCGCAGCCCGGCCGCCGTGCAGGCGCTCGTGCGTAGCGGGCCGCTCGTCGTCGTGATTGCGCTCGTCACGCTCGCGATCGTCATGCCACCACAGCGTCTGCTCGCCGGCGGCCCCGGCCTCGCGGCGCTGTGCGCGGCGCTCGCAGCGGTGGGCGTAGGCATCGGCATCGGCTGGCCGCACCTGCTCACGCAGGTGCTGACGAACGCGCCAGCGGGCCAGGAAGACCTCGCGTCGATCTCGATCACGACCGTCCAGCTCTACGCCACCGCGATCGGCTCCGCGCTCGCGGGCCTCGTCGCCAATCTCGCGGGCTTCTCTGAGCCGGGCGGCCTCGTCGGTGCACAGCATGCAGCCGTGTGGCTGTTCGCGGTGTTTGCAACGGCACCCGTGCTCGCGGCACTTGTCGCGCGTCGCGTGCGCACCCGATGA
- a CDS encoding VOC family protein, producing the protein MLVFELINLDASAADAERLTCTLSAQCTAAGYSLRPPQTDGCVPDGVFMLSRSASTAAHSECGRPAGRTAAAQIRIDATGHAAEAPAIWPGSNVGAFCYPFALVLKTADASPEVARDWLASFATFTACIKMWRRLRDAAEQCRPLELRVNHVNILARDLTRSVDFYRRILGASYCYNLGPKKVVMELNGFDLFIEQANTVAYPPGYHIGVRADPEGVKTIAARVEAGGGIRVVKGNGPAPGYHVGPDRVRTAFYFQDPDGLEIEVYSPEIEMLESNPQLISQHLP; encoded by the coding sequence ATGCTCGTTTTCGAACTGATCAATCTCGACGCCTCGGCCGCGGATGCGGAGCGGCTCACATGCACGCTTTCCGCACAATGCACGGCAGCCGGCTATTCGCTGCGCCCGCCGCAGACAGATGGCTGCGTGCCCGACGGCGTGTTCATGCTGTCGCGCTCGGCATCGACCGCAGCACACAGCGAGTGCGGCCGCCCGGCCGGCCGAACGGCGGCCGCCCAGATTCGCATCGATGCGACCGGCCATGCGGCTGAGGCGCCGGCGATCTGGCCCGGAAGCAATGTGGGTGCATTCTGCTATCCGTTCGCGCTCGTGCTGAAGACAGCCGATGCGTCGCCCGAGGTCGCGCGAGACTGGCTCGCGAGCTTCGCGACGTTTACCGCATGCATCAAGATGTGGCGCCGGCTACGTGATGCGGCCGAACAATGCCGTCCGCTCGAGCTGCGCGTAAACCACGTCAACATCCTCGCGCGCGACCTGACCCGGTCGGTCGACTTCTACCGCCGAATCCTCGGAGCATCCTATTGTTACAACCTCGGTCCGAAGAAGGTCGTCATGGAACTGAACGGCTTCGATCTGTTCATCGAGCAGGCGAATACCGTTGCCTACCCGCCTGGCTATCACATCGGCGTGCGTGCCGACCCGGAAGGCGTGAAGACGATCGCCGCGCGCGTCGAGGCGGGTGGCGGTATCCGGGTCGTCAAAGGCAACGGGCCTGCGCCCGGCTATCACGTGGGCCCCGATCGCGTGCGCACCGCGTTCTATTTCCAGGATCCTGACGGGCTCGAGATCGAAGTCTATTCGCCGGAGATCGAGATGCTCGAGAGCAATCCGCAACTGATCTCGCAACATCTGCCGTGA
- a CDS encoding methyltransferase, which produces MDVPAVETIYDSTEDQTPSTLNSAADLVKLSDQYRQSAILHYAVADKLFDLTQVSSTSAEVAASLGLVEGKAAILLHALVALGLLTKDNDAFRNTALTTRYLTTASADYIGPILEHQQLQWDNWPRLGEILRSDMPLAFQQESRFAHDTRAREAFNDAMVRLSQPMVDVVSELGVFAQARTVVDLGGGHGTYLAHVLRRHAQLTGQIWDLPTTRDAAHKTIHAYGLGDRIEFFEKNLLDTRSFDGAMADVAMLNDCLHYFDDREARVVIGHAAGLVKPGGALLILTMTMHDDRVTPALSADFSLHMLVNTNHGELHPTPWISSIVRDNGLVVSEQSIGRYTLLIGERPASEA; this is translated from the coding sequence ATGGACGTGCCCGCAGTGGAGACCATCTACGATTCGACCGAAGACCAGACGCCATCGACATTGAATTCGGCCGCCGATCTGGTAAAACTGTCCGATCAATACCGACAATCTGCGATCCTGCATTACGCCGTCGCCGACAAGCTGTTCGATCTCACGCAAGTGAGCAGCACGTCAGCCGAAGTCGCAGCGAGTCTCGGCCTCGTCGAGGGCAAGGCAGCAATCCTGCTGCACGCACTCGTTGCGCTCGGCCTGCTGACGAAGGACAACGACGCGTTTCGCAACACGGCGCTAACCACGCGCTATCTGACAACCGCGAGCGCGGACTATATCGGCCCGATCCTCGAGCACCAGCAGTTGCAATGGGACAACTGGCCGCGCCTCGGGGAAATCCTGCGCAGCGACATGCCGCTCGCGTTTCAGCAGGAGAGCCGGTTCGCGCATGACACGCGCGCACGCGAAGCGTTCAACGATGCGATGGTGCGCCTGAGCCAGCCGATGGTCGATGTCGTGAGCGAGCTCGGGGTATTCGCGCAGGCGCGCACCGTAGTCGATCTCGGGGGCGGCCACGGCACGTATCTCGCACACGTGCTGCGCCGCCACGCGCAGTTGACGGGCCAGATCTGGGATCTGCCGACGACGCGCGACGCTGCGCACAAGACCATCCACGCTTACGGCCTTGGCGACCGCATCGAGTTTTTCGAGAAAAACCTGCTTGATACGCGTAGTTTCGACGGCGCTATGGCGGATGTCGCGATGCTCAACGATTGCCTGCACTACTTCGACGACCGGGAGGCACGTGTGGTAATCGGCCATGCGGCTGGCCTGGTGAAGCCGGGTGGCGCACTGTTGATTCTCACGATGACGATGCACGACGACCGCGTCACGCCTGCGCTATCCGCCGATTTTTCACTGCATATGCTGGTGAACACCAATCACGGCGAGTTGCATCCGACACCGTGGATCTCCAGCATCGTGCGCGACAACGGGCTCGTCGTCAGCGAGCAGTCGATCGGCCGCTACACGCTACTCATCGGTGAACGTCCCGCCAGTGAGGCCTAA
- a CDS encoding formylglycine-generating enzyme family protein, translating into MTLKLTDNPNRLSDRAAMALPDNLFVARTSATVFSTHVDLLCMTAAQWIGIAEDPDAPFEQRYAAGTLLGIAGDPRIRALSPLMCDVPAARAWLGTDPERVPTVIAEWAHVGVIDEWIAKECPRYTAELDAYRMMRYPVTNIEYRLFLEETGAPWLPSAWTFGVYPVERANHPVWSVPPEAADAYAGWLSETTGRRFRLPTEAEWEYAASGGTGAEYPWGDTFDPRAANTVEAGPLSTTPVGIFPLGRSMFGVDDLAGNVEEYVADDYRPYPGGDPISDDLSSTQGSYRIARGGSFTRFGDLARCARRHGRYQRDIYAMGFRLVESR; encoded by the coding sequence ATGACGCTCAAGTTGACCGATAACCCCAACCGTCTCAGCGATCGCGCAGCGATGGCGCTACCGGACAATCTGTTCGTTGCACGCACGAGCGCAACAGTCTTCTCGACGCATGTCGACTTGCTATGCATGACGGCCGCGCAGTGGATCGGAATCGCCGAGGATCCGGATGCGCCGTTCGAGCAGCGCTATGCGGCGGGTACGCTGCTCGGAATCGCAGGCGATCCGCGCATCCGAGCGCTCAGTCCACTGATGTGCGACGTGCCAGCCGCGCGGGCATGGCTCGGCACCGATCCCGAGCGCGTGCCGACGGTAATCGCAGAGTGGGCGCACGTCGGCGTGATCGACGAATGGATCGCGAAGGAATGCCCGCGCTACACGGCTGAACTCGACGCATACCGCATGATGCGTTACCCGGTCACGAACATCGAATACCGCCTGTTCCTCGAAGAAACAGGCGCGCCATGGCTGCCGAGCGCCTGGACGTTCGGCGTCTATCCAGTCGAGCGCGCGAACCATCCGGTCTGGTCGGTCCCCCCCGAAGCTGCCGATGCATACGCGGGCTGGTTGAGTGAAACGACCGGGCGGCGCTTCCGGCTGCCTACCGAAGCCGAGTGGGAGTATGCGGCGTCGGGCGGCACGGGCGCAGAGTATCCGTGGGGTGACACGTTCGATCCGCGCGCCGCGAACACGGTCGAGGCCGGGCCGCTGTCGACCACCCCTGTCGGCATCTTCCCGCTCGGCCGCAGCATGTTCGGCGTCGATGACCTCGCCGGCAACGTCGAAGAATATGTAGCGGACGACTATCGCCCGTATCCAGGCGGCGATCCGATTAGCGACGACCTTTCCTCCACGCAGGGCAGCTATCGGATCGCGCGCGGCGGCAGCTTCACGCGCTTCGGAGATCTAGCGCGCTGCGCGCGACGCCACGGGCGCTATCAGCGCGACATCTATGCAATGGGTTTCCGGCTCGTGGAGTCGCGATGA
- a CDS encoding 1,6-didemethyltoxoflavin N1-methyltransferase codes for MNAAEAYYIDAQRTIAPVESPLATPPEYAAVLHSDFVSSYRDGRDVWTDETAMRVASAILHAHLGAPADILDAGAGRGRDTAYFLEHGHRVTAVDLVESPEWTQLAQRWGERVRFHTCPMIELEGSAGFDGVLDNGCLHHQHPDAYRTYLAHVHALLRPDGLFTISVFESDGPGRLYENHAQRLYREFSESELSELLRTANFVPVDSQRVPRSRCGLHYLVMTVCKTRPE; via the coding sequence ATGAACGCAGCCGAAGCGTACTACATCGACGCGCAGCGCACGATCGCTCCCGTGGAGAGCCCGCTCGCGACGCCGCCTGAATACGCGGCGGTGCTGCACTCGGATTTCGTGTCAAGCTATCGGGACGGCCGCGACGTCTGGACCGATGAGACGGCGATGCGCGTGGCGAGCGCGATCCTGCACGCGCATCTGGGCGCGCCCGCCGACATCCTGGATGCGGGCGCGGGCCGCGGCCGCGATACCGCGTACTTCCTCGAGCACGGGCACCGGGTGACGGCAGTCGACCTCGTCGAGTCGCCCGAGTGGACGCAACTTGCGCAGCGCTGGGGCGAACGCGTGCGCTTCCACACGTGCCCCATGATCGAACTCGAAGGTTCGGCCGGCTTTGACGGTGTGCTCGACAATGGTTGCCTGCACCACCAGCATCCGGACGCGTATCGTACGTATCTCGCGCACGTCCACGCCCTGCTGCGTCCGGACGGCCTCTTCACGATATCGGTGTTCGAATCCGACGGGCCTGGCCGACTCTACGAAAATCACGCACAGCGCCTCTATCGCGAATTTTCCGAGTCCGAGCTCTCCGAATTGCTTCGCACTGCAAATTTCGTTCCCGTCGACAGCCAGCGGGTGCCACGGTCGAGGTGCGGCCTGCACTACCTGGTGATGACCGTCTGCAAAACCAGACCCGAGTGA
- a CDS encoding WD40 repeat domain-containing protein produces MIAHRAPISGIAAHRDQYVLTAGYDNQVILWDAKTLRPLARAMHDHLANQGAFSPDGAYVVTSSSDYSARLWTVPDLRLVAVFADQEDDVEMSAFHPDEPLVATASRDHRVRVYDFAGKLLHTFGGHTADVISVEWMRGANEIVSSSDDGTIKRWSLAKNALVADINLDGIETDTIAIAADGRIFAGNDEGAIIAIGVDGTRATIDAHDAGVKRLVLDIDRGLLVSLSYDCTMRLWKIGAAGEPQALGGAALPPEVWPRSCSFQGDEHIVFSTFHSRYHRYNWKTEHWDGLELQPTHGANAVQSLEGHLWTIGDAGIVRVDQHEHARMGSLCNFLAPAGQLILTGGQLGKLFDARSGGELHRHRSPLNCGAAFERGGATCAVIGTYRGEGIVLRIDGTRATHVTDLPLHANAVKGIAISGDLIFSVAADASACWYRASTLEPVFEIKRAHDKIANGCAGLGEGYFASVSRDLKLRIWSPDHRAEVIATPHTRSIKCVAASNDGRYVATGSYNGRVAVYDRIDGCWTLDGCVTTAGVSSLAYDPATQAFVASSYDGNVYRVPLERA; encoded by the coding sequence ATGATCGCCCACCGCGCACCGATCAGCGGAATTGCTGCGCACCGCGACCAGTACGTTCTGACGGCCGGTTACGACAATCAGGTCATCCTGTGGGACGCGAAAACCCTGCGTCCGCTGGCTCGCGCGATGCACGACCACCTCGCAAACCAGGGGGCGTTTTCACCGGACGGCGCATACGTCGTCACGTCGTCGTCCGATTACAGCGCTCGCCTCTGGACCGTGCCCGATCTGCGGCTCGTCGCCGTGTTCGCCGACCAGGAGGACGACGTCGAAATGAGCGCGTTCCACCCGGACGAGCCGCTCGTCGCGACCGCTTCGCGCGATCACCGCGTGCGGGTGTACGACTTCGCCGGCAAGCTGCTGCACACGTTCGGCGGCCACACCGCCGACGTCATTTCGGTCGAATGGATGCGTGGCGCCAACGAAATCGTATCGTCGAGCGACGACGGCACGATCAAGCGCTGGTCGCTCGCCAAGAACGCCCTCGTCGCCGACATCAACCTCGACGGCATCGAAACCGACACGATCGCGATCGCCGCGGACGGGCGCATCTTTGCGGGCAACGACGAAGGCGCGATCATTGCGATCGGCGTCGACGGCACACGCGCGACGATCGACGCGCACGATGCCGGCGTGAAGCGTCTCGTGCTCGACATCGATCGAGGCTTGCTCGTATCGCTGTCTTACGACTGCACGATGCGGCTCTGGAAAATCGGCGCGGCCGGCGAACCGCAGGCGCTCGGCGGCGCGGCGCTACCGCCCGAGGTGTGGCCGCGCTCCTGTTCGTTCCAAGGCGACGAGCACATCGTGTTCTCGACGTTCCATTCGCGCTATCACCGTTACAACTGGAAAACCGAGCACTGGGATGGGCTCGAGTTGCAGCCGACACATGGTGCGAACGCGGTGCAGTCCCTTGAGGGCCATCTGTGGACGATCGGAGATGCGGGCATTGTGCGTGTCGACCAGCACGAGCATGCGCGCATGGGCAGCCTGTGCAATTTCCTCGCGCCTGCCGGTCAGTTGATCCTGACAGGCGGCCAGCTCGGCAAGCTGTTCGATGCACGCAGCGGCGGCGAATTACATCGGCACCGCTCTCCGCTGAACTGCGGCGCGGCATTCGAACGCGGCGGCGCAACGTGCGCGGTGATCGGCACGTATAGGGGCGAAGGTATCGTGCTGCGCATCGACGGCACTCGGGCCACGCACGTCACCGATCTGCCGCTGCACGCAAACGCGGTCAAGGGTATCGCGATCTCCGGCGATCTGATTTTCTCGGTCGCCGCCGACGCATCGGCATGCTGGTATCGCGCCTCGACACTCGAGCCGGTGTTCGAAATCAAGCGCGCGCACGACAAGATCGCCAACGGTTGCGCGGGCCTCGGCGAAGGCTACTTCGCGTCGGTGAGCCGGGATCTGAAGCTACGAATCTGGTCGCCCGACCATCGCGCGGAGGTGATCGCGACCCCGCACACGCGCTCGATCAAGTGCGTCGCGGCGAGCAATGATGGCCGCTACGTCGCGACGGGAAGTTACAACGGCCGCGTTGCCGTCTACGACCGTATCGACGGATGCTGGACGCTCGACGGGTGCGTGACAACGGCGGGTGTGTCGTCGCTCGCTTACGATCCGGCCACGCAGGCGTTCGTCGCCAGCTCGTACGACGGAAACGTGTACCGCGTCCCACTGGAGCGCGCATGA
- a CDS encoding GTP cyclohydrolase II, which produces MNDGRISPVLSASVRTRVSVPIRPRTAQQRFDTEMVTFYGLCDSGEHLALVFEPLVDAPLVRMHSECLTGDVFGSSRCDCGEQLDESIATFGRKGGILLYLRQEGRGIGLYNKLDAYRLQILQGLDTFAANRALNFPEDMRDYRVAAQMLRVLGVTEISLVTNNPDKSSQLEKHGIRIRRVLQTGVFANGTNHDYLRAKIDQHRHTINLGQELQ; this is translated from the coding sequence ATGAATGATGGCCGCATCTCCCCAGTGCTGAGCGCATCCGTCCGTACCCGCGTCAGTGTCCCGATTCGTCCGCGCACCGCGCAACAGCGGTTCGATACCGAAATGGTTACGTTCTACGGACTGTGCGACAGCGGCGAGCATCTCGCGCTCGTTTTCGAGCCGCTCGTCGACGCACCGCTCGTGCGCATGCACTCCGAATGCCTGACAGGCGATGTGTTCGGCTCCTCACGTTGCGATTGCGGCGAGCAACTCGACGAGTCGATCGCAACGTTCGGTCGCAAAGGCGGCATCCTGCTCTATCTACGTCAGGAGGGGCGAGGCATCGGGCTCTACAACAAACTCGACGCGTACCGTCTCCAGATCTTGCAGGGCCTCGACACGTTCGCCGCAAACCGCGCACTGAACTTCCCCGAAGACATGCGCGACTACCGCGTCGCCGCGCAAATGCTGCGAGTGCTCGGCGTCACCGAGATTTCACTCGTCACCAACAATCCGGACAAGTCCTCGCAGCTCGAGAAGCACGGGATCCGAATCCGCCGCGTGCTGCAAACGGGCGTGTTTGCCAACGGAACGAATCACGACTATCTGCGCGCGAAGATCGACCAGCACCGTCATACCATCAACCTCGGCCAGGAACTGCAATGA
- a CDS encoding AraC family transcriptional regulator encodes MPIREASSSRAVQRADADPSEREDGPSLIALWGEDDGSNAYQLGTREVDWHSHLRGQVFCVESGFAHVRTPHGSWLLPPHRAGWIPPGEQHKVSISGALSGWSVVIAPAASRRMPDRPCVIAITELMRALVRRAVSWADQDRLDTEQARMSIVLLDEMRRAPHEPLHLPMPRDRRLLRIANAILGQPHDSRTLDAWAEWAGLSARTLSRLFVAETGTSFAQWRQQARLTHALERLANGDSVANIADALGYATPSNFIAMFRRAFGDSPAHYFAKRKQP; translated from the coding sequence ATGCCCATCCGTGAAGCTTCTTCGTCGCGCGCCGTGCAGCGCGCCGACGCCGATCCGAGTGAACGCGAGGACGGTCCGTCGCTGATCGCCCTGTGGGGTGAAGACGACGGCAGCAACGCGTATCAACTCGGCACGCGCGAAGTCGACTGGCACAGTCATTTGCGCGGCCAGGTGTTCTGTGTGGAGAGCGGGTTCGCGCACGTGCGCACGCCGCACGGCTCATGGCTGCTGCCACCGCATCGCGCAGGCTGGATTCCGCCGGGTGAGCAGCACAAGGTCAGCATCAGCGGTGCGTTGAGCGGCTGGAGCGTCGTGATCGCACCGGCCGCGAGCCGGCGGATGCCGGACCGCCCCTGCGTGATCGCGATCACCGAGCTGATGCGCGCGCTCGTGCGGCGTGCCGTGTCCTGGGCCGACCAGGACAGGCTCGATACCGAGCAGGCGCGCATGAGCATCGTGCTGCTCGACGAGATGCGCCGCGCGCCGCATGAACCGCTGCATTTGCCGATGCCGCGCGATCGCCGGCTGCTGCGGATCGCCAATGCGATCCTCGGCCAGCCGCACGACAGCCGCACGCTCGACGCGTGGGCCGAATGGGCCGGGTTGTCCGCCCGCACGCTGAGCCGGCTGTTCGTCGCCGAGACCGGCACGAGCTTCGCGCAATGGCGACAGCAGGCGCGGCTCACGCACGCGCTCGAACGTCTCGCGAACGGCGACAGCGTCGCCAATATCGCGGATGCGCTCGGCTATGCGACGCCGAGCAATTTCATCGCGATGTTTCGCCGTGCATTCGGCGATTCGCCCGCGCATTACTTCGCGAAGCGCAAACAGCCCTAG